From Triticum urartu cultivar G1812 chromosome 2, Tu2.1, whole genome shotgun sequence, a single genomic window includes:
- the LOC125533805 gene encoding transcription repressor OFP1-like has translation MGSHYRFRLSHLVPNSWFYKLRDMKRPRPPSQPRSSTATRTPRRSSSSHYYCHGTSTPKPLPLPPHQSYSSYLQLRAKKMPPEKLRLSPLCLSPKATNIRFPNDRHQSPSSRSAAAVVVDDFQGLQLRPIRTRPAPIASRSAHHSTTASSTCPSSPRLRSRRLRLSSSGCCRVSTRCTGRRRSARRSIAVVVASTDPHKDFRESMVEMIVGTDMRGAEALRDLLDCYLSLNSREYHGVITEAFRGIWLQIIRDGVEI, from the coding sequence ATGGGCAGCCATTACAGGTTCAGACTGTCCCATCTCGTGCCAAACTCTTGGTTCTACAAGCTGAGGGACATGAAGAGACCCAGACCACCAAGCCAACCAAGAAGCTCTACAGCTACAAGAACACCAAGGAGATCATCATCAAGCCACTACTACTGCCATGGAACCAGCACCCCAAAACCTCTTCCATTACCACCACACCAATCCTACTCCTCCTACCTACAACTACGAGCAAAGAAAATGCCACCGGAGAAGCTGCGCCTCTCTCCTCTCTGCCTCAGCCCAAAGGCAACAAACATCCGATTCCCCAACGATCGTCATCAGTCACCATCTTCGAGAAgtgccgccgccgtcgtcgtcgacGATTTTCAAGGCTTGCAACTACGTCCGATTCGCACAAGGCCAGCGCCAATCGCGTCGAGAAGTGCGCACCACAGCACGACCGCAAGCAGTACGTGCCCGAGCTCGCCGAGGCTTAGGAGCAGAAGGCTTCGTCTTTCCAGCAGTGGCTGTTGCAGAGTTAGCACCAGGTGCACTGGTCGCCGGAGAAGCGCGAGGAGGAGCATCgccgtcgtggtggcgtcgacggaCCCGCACAAGGACTTCAGGGAGAGCATGGTGGAGATGATCGTCGGGACCGACATGCGCGGAGCAGAGGCTCTGAGGGACCTCCTTGATTGCTATCTGTCGTTGAACTCGAGGGAGTACCATGGAGTAATCACGGAGGCGTTCAGGGGAATCTGGCTCCAGATTATCCGTGACGGTGTTGAGATATGA